GGTGGGTCAGGGCGGTCAGGAACGGGGTGCCGGCCCGGGTTTCGGCGAGGACGCCGCTGAGCTGGCTGACCAGGGGACCGTGCGCGAGCTTGGTGACCCGGTCCAACGCGCCGGTCGGGCTTTCGCCGGCGGTGACCGACAGCGCGAGCATCTCGGCGATCACCGGGAACTCGGCGATGATCTCCTCTTCCTGTTTGCTGACCGCCTGGGTGAGCCACCAGTCGCGGCCCAGGACGCCGGCGGCGGCCGAGACGACGATCAGCAGCAGCAGGATGAACGGGTTGGACTGGCCCAGGACGACGGCGAGCAGCCCGATGCCGGCGCCGGCGGCGGCGCCGAGGGAGCCCCACACGACCTGTTCGATCCGGAACTGGTCGACGGTCAGTGGCGAGCTGATGGCGGTGAGCCGTCGCTCCACCGAGCCGCGCCCGCCCATGATCTTGTCGACGAAGCGGACGGCGTCGCGCAGCAGCGGCGCGGCCAGCCGGCCGAGGGTGCTGCGCGGGCCGGGCGCGGACCCGGCGAGCAGGCGGGACTGGCCGCCGGCGTCGGCGACGTAGGGGGCGATGCGGTCGGACAGGGTCGGCCGGCGCAGCGGCGGGGTGGCCAGGATCGCCATCAGCAGGCCGGCCGCGGCCAGCGCGCCGAGGATCCCGCCGAGCAGCGCCGGGCTCATCGCAGCACCCGCCGATCCTCGGGCAGCCGGCCGATCCTGATCATCAGCCGGTAGGCGATGAAGGACAGGACGGCCCCGGCGATCAGGATCACCGTGCCGGTGGGGGTGTCGTAGGCCTGCAGCGTCTCGCGTTGGGTGGCCAGCAGGATCAGCACCAGCCACGGCGCCGCCACGGCCATCCGCGCCGCGTTCACCGACCAGGACTGACGGGCCAGCAGCTCCGCGCGGGTACGGGCGTCATCGCGCAGGAATCCGGACAGGGTGGACAGCAGCCGGCCCAGATCGGTGCCGCCGACCTCCCGGGCCACCCGCAGGGACTCGATCACCCGGTCACCGACCGGGTCGGCCAGGGTCGCCTTGAGCCGGTCCAGGGAATCGTTGAACCGTCCGGTCGTCCGGTAGTCGGCGCCGAACTGCTTGAACGGGTCGCGAAGCTGCTCGGGCCCGCGGTCGCCGATCGCGGCCAGCGCCTCCGGCAGGGACAGGCCGGCGCGCACCCCGGAGGTCAGGTTGTCGACCACCTCCGGCCAGAGCTCGCGCAGATCCGCCTGCCGTTTGTGCCGCAGCCGGGACACCATCAGCGCGGGCACCGCGGCCGCGAAGATCGCGAAGATCAACGAGACGCTGACCGACTGGGTCAGGGTCAGTCCCAGCAGGCCGACGAGCACCGCCGACAGCGCCTGCAGCCCGAATAGCTGAACCGGGGAGATGCCCGGCAGGCCGGCCTGAAGCAGGTGCTCGCGGGTGCGTTCGAACGGCACCTTTCGCGGTCGGGTCGATTCGGTCGCGGACAGGCCGTGCCAGATCAGCAACAGGCCGACGCCCAGCATCAAACCGAGAAACGCCCCCACGCACGTGCCTCCCCTCCGCGTTCTTGCGGCGCGATCGGGTGACGATACCTATCCGGGAGGGGTGGGCCGAAATTTACTTTGCGTGATGTGGATAACTCATGATCAATTGTCCGGAGAAGCGATCGGGAAGATCACGGGGGACCGCTCGGAGCGCACTCGCAACGAATTTGACCAGCCCCGACGGGTGTCGATCCGGGGTGGCCAATGGGTCGACCGGGTGAATCCGGGGGGCGGCGCAGGCCGTCGCTCGGTGACGGTGCGCCACGAACGGAGCTTTCCTCAGGCCGGGCCCCAGACGCTCAGCTTGGCCGCCAGCGATCCGGGGAAGACCTCCTTGCCCCAGACCTCACCGATCTTCTCGAACGGCACCAGGTTGTCGTGCACGTGGGCGCCCTTCCCGGAGCCGATGGCGACCGGGTCCAGCCCCATGCCGCCGCCCATGATCGAGCCGTATTCGGCCTGGTTGACGCCATAACAGACGCCGTCGCCAGCGCAGCGGACGTGTTGCAGTCCCATGGCGTGGCCGAATTCGTGGGCCGAGGTGATCTGCTGGCTGCTGACCTTGCTGTGGTCCGGGTGCTCCAGGCTGGTCGGCTTGAGGTCGTTGTCGCCCACCTGCAGGGCGCCCGATCGAGCGTTCGCACCCGGCTCCATTCGTTGGTTGACGTTCGAACGCACATTGGCGGTGGCCCCGTAGACCTTGAACGAGATGTGCTCACCGCTGTCCACGAGTTGCACCGAGACCTTGGTGGCGAAGGCCGGCACGGCGAGACCTTTGGTGACCGGTTTGACCGACCCGGTACCCGACCAGGCCGATTCGATGACCGATTTCATCTTCGGTCCGAACTGTTTGAAGGCGGGAATGTTGTTTTTCTCCCAATCCTTGGTGCCGACCGGGTCGCCGCTGTAAGTCTGGCCTTCGACCATTTCCACCTTGATCCGCATGATCAGGGTGATGGTGCCGGTGCTGGGGTCGACCAGGGCGTCGAACCGGTTGTCGAACTTGGTGCGGTCGAAGGTGCGGACGGTCGCCGGCGCGCCGACATAGCGCATCAGGTCGTCGATCTGGTCCAGCGGGAGGGCGACCAGCTCGGTGGCGTTGGCACTGGCGAACGCCGCCCAGTTCCCCTTGTTCTGCACCGCCCGGATGGCCAGGATCAGCCGTGGGCCACCGACGAACTGCGCCGCCGGCTCGTCCGCGCGGACCGGTGGCGGCAGCGCCGCCACCGATGGCAGCAGCGCGTACATGGCCTGCCCCTGGATGGCGGCCAACGCTTTCTCGTGGTCCTGGTCGCGTTGCACCACGGTTCGCTGCAGCGCGCGGGTCACCGAGGCGTTGCCGGCGAGCCGCTGCAGGCCGACCAGTTGCCGGGATCGGCTCCCCACGTCCCGACCCGCCGTGGCCACTACCGGCGGGAGGTCGGGGCGGTCGGCGCTCGGCCCCCGGATCGGCCCCGCTCGGGCCGGCGCGGGCTCCGCTCGGGTCGCCCGCACCGATTCCATCCTCGGAAATCTAGGCGCCGGCCGGCGCGGGGCCCAGGCCCCGCGGCCCGCCCGATGGGGACGCCCC
This genomic window from Nakamurella multipartita DSM 44233 contains:
- a CDS encoding type II secretion system F family protein, which encodes MSPALLGGILGALAAAGLLMAILATPPLRRPTLSDRIAPYVADAGGQSRLLAGSAPGPRSTLGRLAAPLLRDAVRFVDKIMGGRGSVERRLTAISSPLTVDQFRIEQVVWGSLGAAAGAGIGLLAVVLGQSNPFILLLLIVVSAAAGVLGRDWWLTQAVSKQEEEIIAEFPVIAEMLALSVTAGESPTGALDRVTKLAHGPLVSQLSGVLAETRAGTPFLTALTHLRDRTRLEPLARFLDGMAVAIERGTPLADVLRAQAADVRALSKRQLLESGGRKEIAMMVPVVFLVLPITILFALYPGLLAITTVAQ
- a CDS encoding type II secretion system F family protein, with amino-acid sequence MGAFLGLMLGVGLLLIWHGLSATESTRPRKVPFERTREHLLQAGLPGISPVQLFGLQALSAVLVGLLGLTLTQSVSVSLIFAIFAAAVPALMVSRLRHKRQADLRELWPEVVDNLTSGVRAGLSLPEALAAIGDRGPEQLRDPFKQFGADYRTTGRFNDSLDRLKATLADPVGDRVIESLRVAREVGGTDLGRLLSTLSGFLRDDARTRAELLARQSWSVNAARMAVAAPWLVLILLATQRETLQAYDTPTGTVILIAGAVLSFIAYRLMIRIGRLPEDRRVLR
- a CDS encoding zinc metalloprotease, translated to MGSRSRQLVGLQRLAGNASVTRALQRTVVQRDQDHEKALAAIQGQAMYALLPSVAALPPPVRADEPAAQFVGGPRLILAIRAVQNKGNWAAFASANATELVALPLDQIDDLMRYVGAPATVRTFDRTKFDNRFDALVDPSTGTITLIMRIKVEMVEGQTYSGDPVGTKDWEKNNIPAFKQFGPKMKSVIESAWSGTGSVKPVTKGLAVPAFATKVSVQLVDSGEHISFKVYGATANVRSNVNQRMEPGANARSGALQVGDNDLKPTSLEHPDHSKVSSQQITSAHEFGHAMGLQHVRCAGDGVCYGVNQAEYGSIMGGGMGLDPVAIGSGKGAHVHDNLVPFEKIGEVWGKEVFPGSLAAKLSVWGPA